From a region of the Helianthus annuus cultivar XRQ/B chromosome 5, HanXRQr2.0-SUNRISE, whole genome shotgun sequence genome:
- the LOC110941730 gene encoding serine/threonine-protein phosphatase PP2A catalytic subunit — protein sequence MPSQSDLDRQIEHLMDCKPLPEAEVRTLCDQARTILVEEWNVQPVKCPVTVCGDIHGQFHDLLELFRIGGSAPDTNYLFMGDYVDRGYYSVETVTLLVALKVRYRDRITILRGNHESRQITQVYGFYDECLRKYGNANVWKHFTDLFDYLPLTALIESQIFCLHGGLSPSLDTLDNIRALDRIQEVPHEGPMCDLLWSDPDDRCGWGISPRGAGYTFGQDIAAQFNHTNGLSLISRAHQLVMEGYNWSQENNVVTIFSAPNYCYRCGNMAAILEVGENMDQNFLQFDPAPRQVEPDVARRTPDYFL from the exons ATGCCGTCGCAATCGGATCTGGACCGTCAGATCGAGCACTTGATGGACTGTAAACCGCTGCCGGAGGCGGAGGTGCGGACGTTGTGTGATCAGGCGAGGACGATTTTGGTCGAGGAGTGGAATGTGCAGCCGGTGAAGTGTCCGGTGACTGTTTGCGGTGATATTCATGGGCAGTTTCATGATTTGCTTGAGCTGTTTCGGATCGGAGGAAGTGCTCCGGACACGAATTACTTGTTTATGGGAGATTATGTTG ATCGAGGCTATTACTCGGTGGAGACTGTTACGCTTCTTGTGGCATTGAAAGTTCGTTACAGAGATAGGATTACTATTCTCAGAGGAAACCATGAGAGCAGGCAGATAACTCAAGT GTATGGATTTTACGATGAATGCTTGAGGAAGTACGGAAACGCAAATGTATGGAAACATTTCACTGACCTTTTTGATTATCTACCTCTCACTGCCCTTATCGAGAGTCAG ATATTCTGTCTCCATGGTGGCTTGTCTCCATCTTTGGATACACTAGATAACATACGTGCTTTAGATCGCATACAAGAG GTTCCTCATGAGGGGCCAATGTGTGACCTTTTGTGGTCTGATCCTGATGACCGGTGTGGTTGGGGAATATCTCCTCGTGGAGCCGGTTACACTTTCGGGCAGGATATAGCCGCACAGTTTAACCATACAAACGGGCTCTCGCTTATTTCTCGGGCTCACCAGCTTGTCATGGAAGGTTACAATTGGTCTCAG GAGAACAACGTTGTAACCATATTTAGTGCACCAAACTACTGCTATAGATGCGGGAATATGGCTGCGATACTTGAGGTTGGAGAGAATATGGACCAGAATTTCTTACAATTTGACCCAGCCCCTCGTCAGGTTGAGCCCGATGTTGCACGAAGAACTCCGGATTACTTCCTGTAA